Proteins found in one Calditrichota bacterium genomic segment:
- a CDS encoding outer membrane lipoprotein carrier protein LolA — translation MKRILWGLLMTVFFVVNFTALRADVKADKIVKQILAKYKNSKTFKADFEQTYYWVLTDNTAVQRGTIWLEGKDKFKIQTENQLIVSDGKTVWTYSKNTNQALIDNVQKAEDITLPGDVMLRFLDKYRATYIGEERADGIACQRLELTANSGDQFIQKVILWVGKKDPIVRQIEQIDLNKNTSTYHLKGIEFDTPFAKDFFHYSPPDSVEVIDMR, via the coding sequence ATGAAAAGAATCCTTTGGGGTTTACTGATGACAGTTTTTTTTGTAGTGAACTTTACGGCGCTGAGAGCGGACGTGAAAGCGGATAAAATTGTCAAACAGATTTTAGCAAAATACAAAAATAGCAAAACTTTTAAGGCGGATTTTGAGCAAACTTACTATTGGGTGTTAACTGATAATACAGCGGTACAACGCGGTACAATCTGGTTGGAAGGAAAAGACAAATTTAAAATCCAAACTGAAAATCAACTCATCGTTTCTGACGGAAAAACTGTCTGGACTTATTCGAAAAATACTAACCAGGCGTTAATCGACAACGTGCAAAAAGCAGAGGACATTACTCTGCCCGGGGACGTCATGCTGAGGTTTCTGGACAAATATCGCGCCACTTATATCGGAGAGGAAAGGGCGGATGGAATTGCGTGCCAGCGGTTGGAACTGACTGCTAATAGCGGCGATCAGTTCATTCAGAAGGTTATTCTTTGGGTCGGTAAAAAAGATCCAATCGTGCGCCAAATTGAACAGATCGACCTGAATAAAAATACGAGTACTTATCATTTGAAGGGGATTGAGTTTGATACGCCATTTGCGAAAGATTTTTTTCACTATTCTCCCCCCGATTCGGTGGAAGTTATTGACATGCGCTAG
- a CDS encoding DNA translocase FtsK, whose amino-acid sequence MSTRKKMIGIGILLISLSIFIFLSLLFFSQAKDGNVSAETMEHRMGFAGGWVSKFLFEKTIGYASFIFPLLIFLWGFNFALPNRIVFLKKVTLFGLAYALLFSMGYALSSIISNSLKVQGLGFIPFNLMDARWGLIGGSLARVFFRIVGMVGSLVIFPAIVIITTVFAFEFKLDVIVGKLERWLKMGVAFVTRRYDRKMFKPKRPIPGWREIFQRKKGSNKRKDFPAIKIPSDEPREPAPQISDIEAKAPPREKLPEPPAASPREIGPIAKIAGPEALRGTPRKYTLPSPDLLDAPPENGEEVSWDDLMNSAKTLEERLADFGIQGKVVEINPGPVITRYEIEPAPGVKISRFTSLSDDLALVMRAKRIRVVAPIPGKAAIGIEIPNRKPSTVYLRSIIDSARFRSSESPLTLALGKTIAGDIYVDDLSTMPHLLIAGATGSGKSVCLNSIIASILYKATPDQVQLVMIDPKRLELSVYSALKYHHLAYRPDVGEEVVTNPSNAVPVLRSLELEMERRYELLAKAGVRHITDYNKWLHGAKFETESEKELFKPLKYLVLIVDELADLMLTAARDVEEPIARLTQMSRAVGIHLIVATQRPSVDVITGVIKANFPARIAFQVASKTDSRTILDMNGAEKLLGKGDMLFLPPASPEPVRVHAAFISHEEVKRIIKHIRTQPIQEPKFVLPAEDEVTASRSERFGRNDRDDLFNEALKLVVRHQQGSVSLLQRRLKVGYARAARIIDQMEDAGFVGPFDGSKAREVLVDEDYLIENGLM is encoded by the coding sequence ATGAGCACGCGGAAAAAAATGATCGGTATCGGAATTTTACTCATATCTTTGAGCATTTTCATCTTTTTGAGTTTGCTATTTTTTAGTCAGGCAAAAGATGGGAATGTGTCCGCTGAAACGATGGAGCACCGCATGGGTTTCGCCGGTGGTTGGGTCTCTAAATTTTTATTTGAAAAAACTATCGGTTATGCCAGTTTTATTTTTCCATTACTGATTTTCTTGTGGGGCTTTAATTTTGCTCTGCCGAATCGCATCGTTTTTTTGAAAAAAGTGACGCTTTTTGGTTTGGCTTATGCTTTATTATTTTCAATGGGATATGCGCTTTCATCAATCATTTCCAATTCCTTAAAAGTTCAGGGTTTGGGTTTCATCCCATTTAATCTAATGGATGCGCGCTGGGGGTTGATTGGCGGATCGCTGGCGCGTGTGTTTTTTCGCATTGTCGGAATGGTGGGCAGTCTGGTAATTTTTCCGGCAATCGTAATCATTACAACCGTTTTTGCATTTGAATTCAAGTTAGATGTCATCGTCGGTAAATTGGAGCGCTGGCTCAAGATGGGAGTCGCTTTTGTTACACGAAGATATGATAGAAAAATGTTCAAACCCAAGCGCCCGATTCCTGGATGGCGAGAAATTTTTCAGAGAAAGAAAGGATCTAATAAACGGAAGGATTTTCCGGCAATCAAAATTCCTTCGGACGAACCGCGAGAACCGGCGCCGCAAATTAGCGATATTGAAGCGAAAGCACCGCCTCGTGAGAAACTTCCTGAACCGCCCGCTGCTTCTCCGCGGGAAATAGGGCCGATTGCGAAAATAGCAGGGCCAGAAGCGTTGCGCGGCACGCCTCGCAAATACACGCTTCCGTCTCCCGATTTGTTGGATGCGCCTCCCGAGAATGGGGAGGAAGTTTCCTGGGATGATTTGATGAATAGCGCGAAGACGTTAGAGGAGCGCCTGGCGGATTTTGGCATTCAGGGAAAAGTAGTGGAGATAAATCCCGGGCCTGTCATCACGCGCTATGAGATCGAACCGGCGCCTGGTGTGAAAATATCCAGATTCACCAGTTTATCCGACGATTTGGCTTTAGTGATGCGGGCGAAGCGAATTCGCGTTGTCGCTCCCATACCCGGGAAAGCGGCGATTGGCATCGAAATTCCCAACCGCAAGCCGTCCACAGTTTATTTGCGTTCGATCATCGATTCGGCGCGTTTCCGTTCTAGCGAGTCGCCATTGACGTTGGCGCTGGGGAAAACTATCGCCGGCGATATTTATGTGGATGATTTATCGACAATGCCGCATTTACTCATCGCCGGAGCGACCGGTTCGGGAAAAAGCGTCTGTTTGAACAGTATTATCGCCAGCATTTTGTACAAAGCCACGCCAGATCAGGTGCAATTAGTGATGATTGATCCCAAGCGATTGGAGCTGAGCGTCTATTCGGCGCTGAAGTATCATCATTTAGCCTACCGGCCGGATGTGGGCGAGGAAGTTGTCACCAATCCGTCCAACGCCGTGCCTGTACTGCGGAGTTTGGAGCTTGAGATGGAGCGGCGCTATGAACTTTTGGCAAAGGCAGGCGTGAGACATATAACCGATTACAATAAATGGTTGCACGGAGCAAAATTTGAAACAGAGTCGGAAAAAGAGCTGTTTAAACCCTTGAAATATCTCGTTCTCATCGTGGACGAGCTTGCGGATTTGATGTTGACTGCGGCGCGTGATGTGGAGGAACCAATCGCACGCTTGACACAGATGTCGCGCGCAGTAGGCATTCATCTTATTGTTGCGACTCAGCGACCTTCGGTGGATGTGATTACCGGCGTCATCAAGGCGAATTTTCCGGCGCGGATCGCTTTCCAGGTAGCATCGAAAACGGACTCGCGCACGATTTTGGACATGAACGGCGCTGAAAAGTTGCTTGGTAAAGGCGATATGTTATTTTTGCCGCCGGCAAGTCCGGAACCTGTTCGCGTTCACGCCGCTTTTATTTCGCACGAGGAAGTCAAACGAATTATCAAGCACATTCGCACGCAGCCGATTCAGGAACCGAAATTTGTTTTGCCGGCTGAGGATGAAGTCACCGCGTCGCGATCCGAGCGCTTTGGCAGAAACGATCGCGATGATTTATTCAATGAAGCGCTGAAACTGGTGGTGCGGCATCAGCAAGGGTCGGTTTCTTTGTTGCAGAGAAGATTGAAAGTCGGTTACGCCAGAGCCGCGCGCATCATTGACCAAATGGAAGACGCCGGCTTTGTGGGGCCGTTTGACGGAAGTAAAGCGCGGGAAGTCCTAGTTGATGAAGATTACTTGATAGAGAATGGGTTGATGTAA
- a CDS encoding 2-phosphosulfolactate phosphatase translates to MRIDLFVNRAELSSDKLNERQIAVVVDVLRATTTMVTAFANGCSEIIPVAEVEQALQQAKNYRANEVLLGGERNEQALPGFDLSNSPLEYTTDAVKNKTIVMTTTNGSQLFALAEIPTETIVCSFLNVSAVARYLQKKGNDVVFLCAGKYGEFGLEDVVCGGMTISKIVAETREKFQMNDGAIAAYRLYQSYDKKISHMLAETNHGKRLIEIGRGADLDFAAQVDAYQIVPGWKNGAIRLLNKPKEIQLNGDAQT, encoded by the coding sequence GTGAGAATTGATCTTTTTGTGAACCGGGCGGAGCTTTCGTCTGACAAATTAAATGAACGCCAGATAGCCGTCGTGGTCGATGTGCTGCGCGCGACAACGACCATGGTGACGGCGTTTGCCAACGGATGCAGCGAAATTATTCCTGTGGCGGAAGTCGAACAAGCGCTGCAACAGGCGAAAAATTATCGCGCAAACGAAGTGCTGTTGGGCGGCGAGAGAAACGAACAGGCGCTGCCGGGGTTTGATCTTTCCAACTCGCCATTGGAATATACGACGGATGCGGTAAAAAATAAAACGATTGTGATGACGACTACCAACGGTTCCCAATTATTTGCGCTGGCAGAAATTCCGACAGAAACGATTGTGTGTTCGTTTCTCAATGTGAGCGCTGTGGCGCGCTATTTGCAGAAGAAGGGAAACGATGTCGTATTTTTGTGCGCTGGCAAATATGGAGAATTCGGCTTGGAAGATGTGGTTTGCGGCGGAATGACGATTTCAAAAATAGTGGCTGAAACGCGCGAAAAATTTCAGATGAATGACGGCGCCATCGCCGCCTACAGACTGTATCAATCCTATGACAAAAAAATTAGCCACATGCTTGCCGAAACAAATCATGGCAAGCGGTTGATCGAGATAGGCCGGGGAGCGGATCTTGATTTCGCCGCTCAAGTTGACGCCTACCAAATTGTTCCAGGCTGGAAAAACGGCGCGATTCGTCTGTTAAACAAACCAAAAGAAATTCAACTTAACGGGGATGCCCAGACATGA
- the gcvT gene encoding glycine cleavage system aminomethyltransferase GcvT produces MRKTALYEVHEKLGAKIVEFAGYLMPIQYRGINEEHIRVRKTVGMFDVSHMGQFEFSGDKAEDFLQYLTINDVKSLAVYQAQYNAMCYDNGGIVDDLIIYRFPEKFLMVVNAANIEKDKQWILQHLWNGVKFEDRSDEFSLIAIQGRNAKDALKKLTAVNLGDIKNYWLAEGAVADAAAMIARTGYTGEDGFEVMVANESAVDVWNKLMEAGKPYDIEPVGLGARDTLRMEVKYCLYGNDIDQTTNPLEAGLGWITKLDVAEDFVAKDALQQIKANGVIRKLIAFELLGKAIPRHEYKILNQKEEEVGVVTSGMFSPMLRKPIGLGYVTKDLAKIGTELMVDIRGRRMPMKIVKPPFYERDY; encoded by the coding sequence ATGAGAAAGACAGCGCTCTACGAAGTTCATGAAAAACTCGGCGCAAAAATTGTCGAATTTGCCGGCTATCTGATGCCCATTCAATACCGCGGAATTAATGAAGAACATATTCGCGTTCGCAAAACCGTAGGCATGTTCGATGTGTCTCACATGGGACAATTTGAATTTTCCGGAGACAAAGCGGAAGATTTTTTACAATATCTGACCATTAATGATGTTAAATCGCTTGCTGTTTATCAGGCGCAATATAATGCCATGTGTTACGACAACGGCGGCATTGTGGACGATTTGATTATTTATCGCTTCCCGGAAAAATTTTTGATGGTGGTGAATGCCGCTAATATTGAAAAAGACAAACAGTGGATTTTACAGCATTTGTGGAATGGCGTCAAATTTGAAGATCGCAGCGATGAATTTTCCCTCATTGCTATTCAGGGAAGGAACGCCAAAGATGCGCTGAAAAAATTGACCGCAGTGAATCTGGGCGACATCAAAAATTATTGGCTCGCAGAAGGCGCCGTTGCCGACGCCGCGGCGATGATCGCCAGAACTGGTTACACCGGGGAGGACGGATTCGAAGTCATGGTCGCCAACGAGAGCGCGGTCGATGTCTGGAATAAATTGATGGAAGCGGGCAAACCTTACGACATCGAACCCGTCGGACTGGGCGCCAGAGATACGCTGCGCATGGAAGTCAAATATTGTCTTTACGGCAATGACATCGATCAGACGACAAATCCCCTGGAAGCGGGTTTGGGCTGGATAACAAAATTAGATGTGGCGGAAGATTTTGTCGCCAAAGACGCACTGCAACAAATAAAAGCGAATGGCGTCATAAGGAAACTGATCGCTTTTGAATTGCTGGGAAAGGCCATCCCGCGCCATGAGTACAAAATTCTCAATCAGAAAGAGGAAGAAGTCGGCGTTGTCACCAGCGGTATGTTTTCGCCAATGCTGCGAAAACCGATTGGGCTGGGCTATGTTACGAAAGACCTGGCGAAAATCGGGACTGAGTTGATGGTGGATATTCGCGGCAGAAGGATGCCGATGAAAATTGTGAAGCCGCCTTTTTATGAGCGCGATTACTAA
- a CDS encoding pyridoxal phosphate-dependent aminotransferase — protein MVKLADRMARLGTETAFEVLAKAKALEAQGKEVIHLEIGEPDFDTPRNIIDAAIKALNEGQTHYGPAQGLPALRDALAEDMSKRRNIKITPDQIVVTPGGKPIMFFTILALVNEGDEVMYPNPGFPIYESVIDFVGAKSVPYPLREEKEFSFDVDEFMSLITDKTKLIILNSPQNPTGGILTREDLEAVAKVAMEKDIYILSDEIYINIIYEGQHQSIASIPGMQERTTILDGFSKTYAMTGWRLGYGAMPADLAEKVTQLQINSNSCTATFSQYGALEAVVGPQAEVEHMVAEFKKRRDAIVDGLNQISGISCLRPHGAFYVFPNIKELGVDGKEFANLLLEKFGVAALSGTAFGKYGEGYLRFSYANSVENIEKALDRIDQAVKSLKK, from the coding sequence ATGGTGAAGTTAGCCGACAGAATGGCTCGATTGGGTACTGAAACTGCTTTCGAGGTTTTGGCGAAAGCGAAAGCTTTGGAAGCGCAGGGGAAAGAAGTGATTCATCTGGAAATTGGCGAACCTGATTTTGACACGCCGAGAAATATCATAGATGCGGCAATAAAAGCGCTGAATGAAGGTCAGACGCATTACGGCCCGGCACAGGGATTGCCTGCGCTTCGCGATGCGCTTGCCGAAGATATGAGCAAAAGAAGAAATATTAAAATTACTCCGGATCAGATTGTGGTAACTCCCGGCGGAAAACCAATCATGTTTTTTACTATTTTAGCGCTGGTGAACGAAGGCGACGAAGTAATGTATCCGAATCCCGGTTTTCCGATTTATGAATCGGTGATTGATTTTGTCGGCGCAAAATCGGTTCCCTATCCGCTTCGCGAAGAAAAGGAGTTTAGCTTTGACGTGGACGAGTTTATGTCTCTGATCACTGATAAGACGAAATTGATTATTCTGAATAGTCCGCAGAATCCGACCGGTGGAATTTTGACCAGGGAAGACCTTGAGGCGGTCGCTAAAGTCGCAATGGAAAAAGATATTTACATTTTATCCGATGAAATTTACATCAACATCATTTACGAAGGACAGCACCAGTCCATTGCTTCCATTCCCGGAATGCAGGAACGGACGACCATTTTGGACGGTTTTTCCAAAACTTATGCCATGACCGGCTGGCGTCTGGGCTACGGCGCCATGCCTGCTGATTTGGCGGAAAAAGTGACGCAACTGCAAATTAACAGCAATTCCTGTACGGCGACTTTTTCACAATACGGAGCGTTGGAAGCGGTGGTAGGGCCGCAGGCTGAAGTTGAGCACATGGTTGCTGAATTCAAGAAACGCCGCGATGCCATTGTCGACGGACTGAATCAAATATCCGGTATCAGTTGTCTCAGACCTCACGGCGCATTTTACGTTTTTCCAAACATCAAAGAATTAGGCGTTGACGGCAAAGAGTTTGCAAATCTTCTATTGGAAAAATTTGGCGTCGCTGCGTTGAGCGGCACGGCGTTCGGGAAATACGGCGAGGGTTATCTGCGGTTTTCTTACGCGAATTCAGTTGAAAATATTGAGAAAGCTCTGGATCGAATTGATCAAGCGGTCAAATCATTAAAAAAATAA
- the rseP gene encoding RIP metalloprotease RseP → MLEAALRLIFVLGVLIFIHELGHFLLAKLVGIRVERFSLGFPPRMIGKKIGDTDYCLSWIPLGGYVKMAGMIDESLDDSSITGAPDEFMSKSAFQRFLVISAGPMMNILLAVALFAAVAYFVGVKEPVGLVVDEMRSEQVAQMTGLAAGDQIETINGKSVKDIGNFQEFAAEDAEITITAKRDTQLITQTFPAMWMDSLVFSLPPVVGGLIEGSPAQGAGLQSGDRIVSIENQPIKTWTQLTEIVHKHPQEPLSIVWERDGRQFSAEITPELKEQQGQKMGLIGISYPVKEKHFGVLQSVGHGFSYCWFITRLTYQYVKLVIKGEKSFKDAFGGPIMIAKMARDSAAQGESNFIIFLAFISLNLGLINLLPIPALDGGHLFFLLIEAIIRRPIPTKTKLVIQQVGMVILIAFMIFVIINDIGRLR, encoded by the coding sequence ATGTTAGAAGCGGCATTAAGATTGATTTTTGTTTTAGGCGTTTTAATTTTTATTCATGAATTAGGCCATTTTTTATTAGCAAAATTGGTTGGTATTCGCGTGGAGCGATTTTCACTGGGATTTCCTCCGCGGATGATTGGCAAGAAGATTGGCGATACCGATTATTGCCTGTCGTGGATTCCGTTGGGCGGATACGTGAAAATGGCGGGCATGATCGACGAAAGTTTGGACGATTCGTCGATCACCGGCGCGCCGGACGAATTCATGTCGAAATCGGCTTTTCAGCGCTTTCTGGTTATTTCCGCGGGACCGATGATGAATATTTTGCTGGCAGTAGCGCTCTTTGCCGCTGTTGCCTATTTTGTCGGTGTGAAAGAGCCGGTCGGTTTGGTGGTTGACGAAATGCGTTCAGAACAAGTAGCCCAGATGACAGGGTTGGCTGCCGGCGATCAGATCGAAACAATTAACGGCAAATCTGTCAAAGATATTGGAAATTTCCAGGAGTTTGCGGCCGAGGATGCGGAAATAACTATCACCGCCAAACGCGACACGCAACTCATTACGCAAACTTTTCCCGCGATGTGGATGGATAGCCTTGTTTTTTCGCTGCCTCCGGTGGTGGGAGGTTTGATTGAAGGATCTCCGGCGCAGGGAGCAGGCTTGCAGAGCGGAGACCGAATCGTTTCCATTGAGAATCAGCCGATTAAAACCTGGACGCAATTGACGGAAATCGTGCACAAGCATCCACAAGAGCCCCTTTCAATTGTCTGGGAGCGCGACGGACGGCAATTTTCCGCTGAAATCACTCCCGAATTGAAGGAGCAACAAGGGCAAAAAATGGGATTGATCGGCATCAGTTATCCGGTGAAAGAAAAACATTTCGGAGTGCTTCAGTCTGTGGGTCATGGTTTCAGCTATTGTTGGTTTATCACCAGATTGACTTATCAATACGTCAAATTGGTGATCAAAGGCGAGAAGTCGTTCAAAGATGCCTTTGGCGGCCCAATTATGATTGCTAAAATGGCGCGGGACAGCGCCGCGCAGGGCGAGTCAAATTTTATCATTTTTCTGGCGTTCATTAGTTTGAATTTGGGCTTGATCAATTTATTGCCGATCCCGGCGCTGGATGGCGGTCATCTTTTCTTTTTGTTGATTGAGGCGATAATTCGACGGCCTATTCCCACCAAGACGAAGCTGGTGATCCAGCAGGTGGGAATGGTAATTTTGATTGCGTTCATGATTTTTGTAATCATAAACGATATCGGAAGGCTGCGATAA
- a CDS encoding 1-deoxy-D-xylulose-5-phosphate reductoisomerase: protein MKRIAILGSTGSIGRNALEVIDAYQDEIEIVGLSTHQRVDLLFEQCVKFKPKAACVTGTNSPIEMIERIRKLGVKVFTGAEGLKEIATATGASIVINALVGAIGLVPTLAAIEKKIDIALANKETLVMAGELVTSFAAQKGVRLLPVDSEHSAIFQCLQGENIQSVRRLILTASGGPFYKLSQDELKRVTIEQALKHPNWEMGHKITIDSATLMNKGLEVIEAYWLFKIPVSRIDVVIHPQSIIHSFVEFIDGSVKAQLGAPDMKLPIQYALTYPERWELKAERVNFAELKQFTFEKPDFDKFPALRLAYQAIQEGGTAPAALNAANEVAVQNFLRKRIPFLDIARYVDRALQKHSVILQPALEDILAADLWARNFVNEAIDREEILPVSF, encoded by the coding sequence ATGAAACGAATCGCGATACTGGGATCTACCGGATCGATCGGGCGTAATGCGCTGGAAGTGATTGATGCCTATCAGGATGAAATTGAAATAGTTGGTCTCTCCACCCATCAGCGGGTGGATTTGCTTTTTGAACAATGCGTCAAATTTAAACCAAAAGCAGCATGCGTTACCGGCACGAATTCGCCGATTGAAATGATTGAACGCATTCGGAAATTGGGCGTTAAGGTTTTTACCGGAGCGGAGGGACTGAAAGAAATTGCAACCGCTACGGGTGCAAGTATAGTGATCAATGCGCTCGTGGGCGCCATCGGCCTGGTTCCCACGCTGGCGGCAATTGAAAAAAAAATCGACATTGCCCTTGCCAATAAAGAGACGCTGGTGATGGCGGGCGAATTGGTCACGAGTTTCGCCGCGCAAAAAGGCGTGCGTTTGCTGCCGGTGGACAGCGAGCACAGCGCGATTTTTCAGTGTTTGCAGGGTGAAAATATTCAATCTGTGCGGCGATTGATTTTAACGGCGTCGGGCGGTCCTTTTTACAAATTATCCCAAGATGAGCTAAAAAGGGTCACCATCGAGCAGGCGCTCAAGCATCCGAACTGGGAAATGGGACATAAGATTACTATTGACTCCGCCACGCTCATGAACAAAGGGCTGGAAGTCATCGAAGCGTATTGGTTGTTCAAAATTCCTGTTTCACGGATCGACGTGGTTATTCATCCTCAGTCCATTATTCACTCGTTTGTGGAATTTATCGACGGCTCTGTCAAGGCGCAGTTGGGCGCGCCGGACATGAAGCTACCCATTCAATACGCATTGACTTATCCCGAAAGATGGGAGTTGAAAGCCGAACGGGTGAATTTTGCGGAGTTAAAACAATTTACTTTTGAAAAGCCGGATTTTGACAAATTTCCGGCGTTGCGGTTGGCGTATCAGGCAATACAGGAAGGCGGTACGGCGCCGGCGGCGCTCAATGCCGCTAATGAAGTAGCGGTACAAAACTTTCTCCGAAAACGGATCCCGTTCCTGGATATTGCGCGCTATGTGGATCGAGCGCTGCAAAAACATTCGGTGATTTTGCAGCCGGCATTGGAAGATATTTTGGCTGCCGACTTGTGGGCGAGAAATTTTGTGAATGAGGCAATTGATCGGGAAGAGATTTTGCCGGTGAGTTTTTAA
- a CDS encoding lipoate--protein ligase family protein, translated as MDEWRFLNTGFGDGFNNMVIDEILATKIVPETKIPIFRLYRWRPYAISLGYHQDVNEFNLELCARDNIDLVRRPTGGRAVFHAEEMTYSVVIPKGHPFFAEDIFTTYNKISRGLLQGLRSFGVDAELVRREDNEAKSAEYKQSVPCFSTSARFEIAFGGKKLVGSAQRRYENSILQHGSILTGTFHLNLAKYVKLKTGITEESFREQLDKKTVTISQILSKPVAWEALAEALQAGFQKKFNIRFIDSQLTPREMAEVEKRKKTYPNMRRKPS; from the coding sequence ATGGATGAATGGCGTTTTTTGAATACCGGTTTTGGCGATGGCTTCAACAATATGGTCATCGATGAGATTTTAGCGACGAAAATTGTACCTGAAACGAAAATACCGATTTTTCGTCTCTATCGCTGGCGACCTTATGCAATTTCTTTGGGTTATCATCAAGATGTGAACGAATTTAATCTGGAGTTGTGCGCGCGGGATAATATCGATTTAGTGCGCCGCCCGACTGGCGGGAGAGCGGTTTTTCACGCGGAAGAGATGACCTACAGCGTCGTGATTCCCAAAGGGCATCCGTTTTTTGCGGAAGATATTTTCACTACTTACAATAAAATCAGTCGGGGATTGTTGCAGGGATTGCGGTCGTTCGGCGTGGACGCTGAACTGGTTCGCCGGGAAGATAATGAAGCGAAAAGTGCCGAATACAAGCAGAGCGTGCCTTGTTTTTCCACGTCGGCGCGATTTGAGATTGCCTTTGGCGGCAAAAAACTTGTTGGCAGTGCCCAGCGGAGGTACGAAAATTCGATCTTGCAGCACGGCTCAATTTTGACGGGCACGTTCCATTTGAATCTGGCGAAATATGTTAAGTTGAAAACTGGGATCACAGAAGAAAGTTTCCGGGAGCAGTTAGACAAAAAGACTGTCACTATTTCTCAAATTTTATCGAAACCTGTAGCTTGGGAGGCGTTAGCGGAGGCGTTGCAGGCGGGTTTCCAAAAAAAATTCAATATCCGATTTATTGATAGCCAACTTACCCCTCGGGAAATGGCAGAGGTGGAAAAAAGGAAGAAAACTTACCCAAACATGAGGAGGAAACCGTCATGA
- the lpxA gene encoding acyl-ACP--UDP-N-acetylglucosamine O-acyltransferase, producing the protein MTLAEKREGDFNTINDKNFISQGGCLVQIHPTAVIDPKAQLGEGVSVGPFSVIEGDVIIGNGTEIGPHVFVHSGVRIGKKCRIFKGAVLGTDPQDLKFAGEKTTLEIGDNTTIREFCSLNRGTVHRKKTSIGSNCLLMAYVHVAHDCDIGDNVILANAINMGGHVVIEPYAAVGGMSPIHQFVRVGRYSFVGGGLRVSKDVPPYVLAAGAPLQYAGINRVGLSRKGFSKEAMEAIRQAYKTIYRSGMNTSQALQELNKQQNPIAEVKTIIEFIESSERGIIR; encoded by the coding sequence ATGACTTTAGCAGAAAAACGAGAAGGCGATTTTAATACTATTAATGACAAGAACTTTATTTCGCAAGGAGGCTGTTTGGTGCAAATTCATCCGACGGCAGTGATTGATCCAAAAGCGCAATTGGGGGAAGGTGTTTCTGTTGGTCCATTTTCTGTGATCGAAGGCGATGTGATAATCGGGAATGGCACTGAGATCGGTCCGCATGTTTTTGTTCATTCAGGCGTGCGCATCGGAAAAAAATGTCGAATTTTCAAAGGTGCCGTTCTCGGTACCGACCCCCAGGATTTGAAATTTGCCGGAGAAAAAACTACGCTCGAAATCGGCGATAACACGACTATTCGAGAATTTTGTAGCTTGAATCGCGGCACTGTACATCGCAAGAAAACTTCCATCGGCAGCAACTGTCTGTTGATGGCTTATGTGCATGTAGCACATGATTGCGATATCGGCGATAACGTTATTTTGGCGAACGCAATTAATATGGGAGGGCACGTCGTCATCGAACCGTATGCAGCAGTCGGAGGCATGTCGCCGATTCACCAGTTTGTCCGTGTGGGAAGATATTCTTTCGTCGGCGGCGGATTGCGGGTGAGCAAAGACGTTCCGCCGTATGTTTTGGCGGCTGGCGCGCCATTGCAGTACGCCGGAATCAATCGTGTGGGTCTGTCGCGAAAGGGCTTTTCCAAAGAAGCAATGGAAGCAATTCGCCAAGCGTACAAGACGATTTACCGCTCAGGGATGAACACGTCCCAGGCTTTGCAAGAATTGAACAAACAACAAAATCCCATTGCGGAAGTAAAAACTATTATCGAATTTATTGAATCTTCCGAGCGCGGGATTATTCGATAA